A single genomic interval of Hafnia alvei harbors:
- a CDS encoding methyl-accepting chemotaxis protein, giving the protein MFERLKISQGLMGVLALFCIIQIFSGSWSILDASGTNDRLTQISSGFNQIMAMDNAYASVTEIREEVLKDALMLATQPEDAKARQSLGELRQNLTEVDQQMEKFYQLSQANQNEIERTKNVKSLYERARGDLLQLIISLENNDLVKFQSIMHNSSSTHFMSALDDTSAYVANSIITPAANAAQASYRQMLPLSLSFMFVFIVLTGAVLVWIRKYVLNKINQVINYQAAIAHGDLSIEIDANGNNEIGKLMQGLKHMRDELANTVSAVRAGTQNIYTGVQEIAAGNSDLSSRTEEQASSLEETAASMEQLSATVKNNADSANAATSLVKRASNSAVNGGEITRKMVVTMSDIADSSRKIGDITSVIDGIAFQTNILALNAAVEAARAGEQGRGFAVVAGEVRSLAQRSAQAAKEIKTLIDASVLRVDQGNDLVENVSGAMTEIVTAIGQVTETMQEISSASEEQSRGITQIAQAVNEMDKVTQQNAALVEQSASAASALEDQADRLNQTVAVFKLSTSAPAPEKIRTQPQTVAAPKLKAIADDNGENWDSF; this is encoded by the coding sequence ATGTTCGAACGATTAAAAATCTCTCAGGGATTAATGGGCGTCTTAGCCCTATTCTGCATTATTCAAATTTTCTCCGGCTCTTGGAGCATTCTCGATGCCTCGGGCACCAATGACCGGCTCACGCAAATCTCCTCCGGCTTTAACCAAATCATGGCAATGGATAATGCCTATGCTTCAGTTACCGAGATCCGTGAAGAGGTGCTCAAAGACGCGCTGATGCTCGCCACACAGCCGGAAGATGCCAAAGCGCGTCAATCACTCGGTGAATTACGCCAAAACCTGACCGAAGTCGATCAGCAGATGGAGAAGTTTTATCAACTCTCTCAAGCAAATCAAAATGAAATTGAGCGCACTAAAAATGTAAAATCCCTCTATGAAAGAGCGCGCGGCGATCTGCTGCAATTGATTATCAGCTTAGAAAATAACGATCTGGTTAAATTCCAGTCTATTATGCACAACAGTTCCTCCACGCATTTTATGTCTGCACTGGATGACACGTCAGCCTACGTGGCCAATTCTATTATTACCCCGGCGGCCAACGCGGCTCAGGCCAGCTACCGCCAAATGCTACCGCTTTCGCTCTCCTTTATGTTTGTATTTATTGTCCTAACCGGTGCGGTTTTGGTGTGGATAAGAAAATATGTGCTGAATAAAATCAATCAGGTCATCAACTATCAAGCCGCCATTGCGCACGGCGATTTATCGATTGAAATTGATGCCAATGGCAACAACGAAATTGGCAAACTGATGCAGGGATTGAAGCACATGCGCGATGAGCTGGCGAATACGGTCAGCGCGGTGCGTGCAGGCACTCAGAATATTTACACCGGCGTGCAGGAAATTGCGGCAGGTAACAGCGATCTCTCCAGTCGCACCGAAGAACAGGCCAGTTCGCTTGAAGAAACCGCAGCCAGCATGGAACAGCTTTCTGCTACGGTCAAAAACAACGCAGACAGTGCAAATGCAGCAACATCATTGGTAAAGCGTGCCTCAAACAGCGCCGTTAACGGCGGTGAGATCACGCGTAAAATGGTGGTCACCATGAGTGATATTGCCGATAGCTCTCGCAAAATTGGTGATATCACCAGCGTCATTGATGGGATCGCCTTCCAAACCAATATCCTGGCGCTGAATGCTGCCGTTGAGGCAGCTCGTGCTGGCGAACAAGGCCGTGGATTCGCCGTGGTGGCAGGTGAGGTGCGTAGTTTAGCGCAGCGAAGCGCTCAGGCAGCTAAAGAGATTAAGACCCTAATTGATGCATCTGTCTTGCGCGTCGATCAGGGCAATGATTTGGTTGAAAATGTCAGTGGTGCCATGACGGAAATAGTGACCGCCATTGGCCAAGTCACCGAAACCATGCAAGAAATCTCCAGCGCCTCCGAAGAACAAAGCCGCGGCATCACCCAGATCGCACAGGCCGTAAATGAAATGGATAAGGTCACCCAGCAGAATGCGGCATTGGTTGAACAATCCGCTTCCGCTGCCAGCGCGCTCGAAGATCAGGCCGATCGTTTGAATCAAACAGTCGCCGTCTTCAAACTTTCCACGTCTGCACCTGCGCCAGAGAAAATCCGTACGCAGCCACAAACGGTAGCAGCGCCAAAACTGAAAGCAATTGCCGATGATAATGGTGAGAATTGGGATAGTTTTTGA
- a CDS encoding hydrolase has protein sequence MSIRELLDPKNSTLIFIDHQPQMSFGVANIDRQTLKNNTVALAKAGKIFNVPTIYTSVETKSFSGYIWPELLAVHPEIAPIERTSMNSWEDKAFVAAVKATGRKKLVISALWTEVCLTFPALMALEEGFEVYVVTDTSGGTSVDAHERSIDRMVQAGAVPVTWQQVLLEYQRDWARKETYDAVMDLVREHSGAYGMGVDYAYTLVHGAPQRKA, from the coding sequence ATGTCAATTCGTGAATTGCTCGATCCAAAGAACTCAACACTGATTTTTATCGACCATCAGCCGCAGATGTCTTTTGGGGTGGCGAATATTGACCGTCAAACCTTGAAGAATAACACCGTTGCATTAGCAAAAGCCGGTAAGATTTTTAATGTTCCGACTATTTACACCTCTGTTGAAACTAAAAGCTTCAGTGGTTATATCTGGCCAGAACTGTTGGCCGTTCATCCTGAGATTGCTCCTATCGAACGTACTTCCATGAATTCATGGGAAGACAAAGCTTTTGTTGCCGCAGTGAAAGCGACCGGTCGCAAAAAATTGGTTATCTCTGCGCTGTGGACCGAAGTGTGTTTGACTTTCCCTGCGCTGATGGCGTTGGAAGAAGGTTTTGAAGTTTACGTGGTGACTGATACCTCAGGCGGTACTTCCGTTGACGCGCATGAACGTTCTATTGACCGCATGGTTCAAGCCGGCGCGGTTCCTGTGACTTGGCAGCAAGTCCTGTTGGAGTACCAGCGTGACTGGGCGCGTAAAGAAACCTATGACGCAGTCATGGATTTAGTGCGTGAACATAGCGGCGCTTACGGTATGGGCGTTGATTACGCTTACACCTTGGTGCACGGTGCACCGCAGCGTAAAGCTTAA
- a CDS encoding antibiotic biosynthesis monooxygenase yields MAATNTVTLVITHNLQPNQAIAYEAWLARIMPAAQQFPGHLGVHVIRPTAGSEAYNIVIRFDTLDNLYAWTNSELRKKLVAEIQPILAQEEHYEVRTEPEFWFTPSTPTVKRPQKWKQFLITLLVIFPSTNLVPWITGMLLPELKGTLLLHFINDACVVGLVVFMWMPLVTRIFAGWLKK; encoded by the coding sequence ATGGCAGCAACCAATACAGTAACCTTGGTTATTACACATAATCTGCAACCTAATCAGGCAATAGCTTATGAGGCATGGCTCGCCCGCATCATGCCTGCTGCCCAGCAATTTCCGGGGCATCTTGGTGTACATGTGATTCGGCCAACGGCGGGAAGCGAAGCCTATAACATCGTGATCCGCTTCGATACGCTGGATAATCTTTACGCGTGGACCAACTCCGAACTGCGTAAAAAGTTGGTGGCAGAAATCCAGCCGATCCTCGCGCAAGAAGAACACTATGAAGTTCGTACCGAGCCAGAATTTTGGTTCACGCCAAGCACTCCTACGGTTAAACGCCCGCAAAAATGGAAACAGTTTCTTATTACGCTACTGGTGATCTTTCCTAGTACTAATTTGGTGCCGTGGATAACCGGAATGTTATTGCCTGAGCTTAAAGGTACGTTACTGCTGCATTTTATCAATGACGCCTGCGTCGTTGGGCTGGTGGTGTTTATGTGGATGCCGTTGGTTACACGCATATTTGCTGGCTGGCTGAAGAAATAG
- a CDS encoding ABC-F family ATPase, giving the protein MLISNNITMQFGSKPLFENISVKFGGGNRYGLIGANGCGKSTLMKILGGDLVPSGGNVFLDPNERLGKLRQDQFAFENYTVIDTVIMGHTELWDVKAERDRIYSQPEMTEEEGYKVADLEVVYGEMDGYSAESRAGELLLGVGIPVEQHYGLMSEIAPGWKLRVLLAQALFSNPDILLLDEPTNNLDIDTIRWLETVLNERNSTMIIISHDRHFLNMVCTHMADLDYGELRVYPGNYDEYMTAATQARERLMSDNAKKKAQISELQSFVSRFSANASKSKQATSRARQIDKIKLDEVKASSRQNPFIRFEQDKKLFRNALEIDGLSKGFDNGPLFKNLRMLLEVGDKLAVLGTNGVGKTTLLKTLVGELEPDTGFAKWSENANIGYYAQDHESEFAEDLTLFDWMSQWKQPSDDEQVVRGYLGRLLFSQDDIKKSVKVLSGGEKGRMLFGKLMMQRPNILVMDEPTNHMDMESIEALNMALEMYEGTLVFVSHDREFVSSLATRILEITPTKTIDFSGNYEDYLRSQGAE; this is encoded by the coding sequence TTGTTAATCAGCAATAACATCACGATGCAGTTCGGCAGTAAGCCGTTGTTTGAAAACATTTCTGTCAAATTTGGCGGCGGAAATCGCTATGGTCTTATCGGGGCAAACGGCTGTGGTAAATCCACGCTGATGAAAATCCTCGGCGGCGATTTAGTGCCAAGCGGCGGTAACGTGTTCCTCGATCCGAACGAACGTTTGGGTAAACTGCGTCAGGATCAGTTCGCATTCGAAAACTACACCGTTATCGATACCGTTATCATGGGCCACACCGAACTGTGGGACGTGAAGGCCGAACGCGATCGCATCTATTCACAGCCAGAAATGACGGAAGAAGAAGGCTATAAAGTGGCCGATCTGGAAGTCGTCTATGGCGAGATGGATGGATACAGCGCCGAGTCGCGTGCGGGCGAGTTATTGCTGGGCGTGGGTATCCCCGTTGAGCAACACTATGGCTTGATGAGTGAAATCGCGCCAGGTTGGAAACTGCGTGTTTTGCTAGCGCAGGCGCTGTTTTCAAACCCAGACATTCTGCTGCTCGACGAACCAACCAACAACTTGGACATCGATACTATTCGTTGGCTGGAAACCGTGCTGAACGAACGTAACAGCACCATGATTATCATCTCCCATGACCGTCACTTCCTGAATATGGTGTGCACGCACATGGCTGACTTGGATTACGGCGAGCTGCGCGTTTATCCGGGCAACTACGATGAATACATGACGGCGGCAACGCAGGCACGCGAGCGTTTAATGTCTGATAACGCGAAAAAGAAAGCACAGATTTCTGAGCTGCAGTCGTTTGTTAGCCGCTTTAGTGCGAACGCCTCAAAATCTAAGCAGGCAACTTCACGTGCTCGCCAGATTGATAAAATTAAGCTGGATGAAGTTAAAGCGTCTAGCCGTCAGAACCCGTTCATTCGCTTCGAACAGGATAAAAAACTGTTCCGTAACGCGTTGGAAATTGATGGTTTAAGCAAAGGCTTTGATAATGGCCCGCTGTTCAAAAACCTACGCATGTTGCTGGAAGTGGGCGACAAACTGGCCGTTCTGGGGACTAACGGCGTGGGTAAAACCACGCTGCTGAAAACCTTAGTGGGCGAGCTTGAACCAGATACCGGCTTTGCGAAATGGTCTGAAAACGCCAACATCGGTTACTACGCGCAGGATCATGAAAGCGAATTTGCTGAAGATTTAACCCTGTTTGATTGGATGAGCCAGTGGAAACAGCCAAGCGACGACGAGCAGGTTGTTCGCGGTTATCTTGGACGTTTACTGTTCAGCCAAGACGATATTAAAAAGTCAGTTAAAGTGCTGTCCGGTGGTGAAAAAGGCCGTATGTTGTTTGGTAAGCTGATGATGCAGCGTCCAAATATCTTGGTTATGGATGAACCAACGAACCACATGGATATGGAATCTATCGAAGCGCTAAACATGGCTCTGGAAATGTATGAAGGCACATTGGTCTTCGTTTCCCATGACCGCGAATTTGTTAGCTCTCTGGCGACGCGTATTTTAGAAATTACGCCAACCAAGACAATTGATTTCTCTGGTAACTATGAAGATTATCTGCGCAGCCAAGGCGCTGAATAA
- a CDS encoding GNAT family N-acetyltransferase — protein sequence MPPTRVGGISIAEGIAMLIAKINDNSPYIPQIAALLHWEWSSLPRWSTQEGIQQRFIMRNQPDSEEFTLVAYVEDGQLLGTASVIVHELDDRPERKFWLGEVFTPPEHRGKGVGSALTRACVALAQEKGIKQLYLYTPDQQSLYQKLGWQEIEKREVSGEWVSVMSLNID from the coding sequence ATGCCGCCTACGCGTGTGGGCGGCATTTCAATCGCTGAGGGCATTGCTATGTTGATTGCAAAAATTAACGATAACTCACCCTATATCCCACAAATAGCCGCATTGCTGCATTGGGAATGGTCAAGCCTACCGCGTTGGAGTACTCAGGAAGGTATTCAGCAGCGCTTTATCATGCGTAATCAGCCAGACAGTGAAGAGTTCACCTTGGTGGCCTACGTTGAAGACGGTCAGTTGCTGGGCACTGCTAGCGTGATTGTCCATGAATTGGACGATCGCCCCGAGCGTAAATTCTGGCTCGGCGAAGTGTTTACCCCTCCAGAGCACCGTGGCAAAGGCGTTGGCTCTGCACTCACCAGAGCCTGTGTGGCCCTCGCTCAAGAGAAAGGCATTAAGCAGCTATACCTCTATACACCCGATCAGCAGAGCCTGTACCAGAAATTGGGATGGCAAGAAATTGAGAAACGCGAAGTCTCAGGTGAATGGGTTTCTGTGATGAGTCTCAACATCGACTGA
- a CDS encoding LysR family transcriptional regulator, translated as MDKITAMQVFISVAELSSFSRTADRMGLPKGSVSGAIQQLENHFGTQLLHRTTRKVTLTQDGQRCYVRCQDLLAEIEELEGMFRTSNAPLSGRLRVDMPSGLAKIVVQQGLAVFLSTHPSLELELSSSDRRVDLIQEGFDCVVRVGTLQDSGLIARPLGQLQMVNCASPSYLEKYGCPQTPADLQRHHMIHYQSAQGAPRDKFTYAMPQGDIQTVDMQGALTVNSTESYSAACIAGLGIIQVPVIGVREALQTGVLVSILEHLPAPAMPVSLLYPHRRNLAMRVQVFMDWMSDVIRKQYVE; from the coding sequence ATGGATAAAATCACGGCGATGCAGGTGTTTATCAGCGTAGCCGAACTTTCTAGCTTTAGTCGTACAGCCGATCGGATGGGATTGCCGAAGGGATCGGTGTCAGGGGCGATCCAGCAGCTTGAAAATCATTTTGGCACCCAGCTTCTACATCGTACAACGCGTAAGGTGACGCTGACGCAAGATGGGCAGCGGTGCTATGTAAGATGCCAAGACTTGCTGGCAGAAATCGAAGAGCTTGAGGGTATGTTTCGCACCTCGAACGCACCGCTCTCTGGTCGTCTACGCGTTGATATGCCCAGTGGATTAGCCAAAATTGTGGTACAGCAGGGGTTAGCGGTTTTTTTATCTACTCATCCCAGTCTTGAATTAGAGTTGAGCAGCAGCGACAGACGGGTGGATTTAATTCAAGAAGGTTTTGACTGCGTGGTGAGAGTGGGGACATTGCAAGACTCCGGCCTAATTGCGCGCCCTTTAGGTCAGCTACAGATGGTGAATTGTGCCAGCCCAAGCTACTTAGAAAAGTATGGCTGTCCGCAAACGCCAGCGGATTTGCAGCGCCATCACATGATCCATTACCAAAGCGCTCAAGGTGCTCCCCGCGATAAGTTTACCTACGCTATGCCGCAGGGTGATATTCAGACGGTTGATATGCAAGGTGCGCTAACGGTGAATAGCACTGAATCTTATTCGGCGGCCTGCATTGCGGGCTTAGGTATTATTCAGGTGCCGGTTATTGGTGTGCGAGAGGCTTTGCAAACGGGGGTATTAGTTTCAATCCTTGAACACCTACCGGCCCCCGCTATGCCCGTTTCTTTGCTTTACCCACATCGCCGTAACTTAGCTATGCGGGTACAGGTTTTTATGGATTGGATGTCGGATGTGATCCGTAAACAGTATGTCGAATAA
- a CDS encoding LysR family transcriptional regulator, translating into MRVNLDVLLILDALEKHGSFAAAAESLFKTPAALSYMVQKFENDLSIKLLDRSGHRAKFTDTGKIVLEKGRILLSAARELEKQAVQIESGWEKELTIALDGSFPFHLLLPMIEEFYQLNCLTQLRFTHHTLSGSWEQLTQNDADIILGAINEPPTSTEFSYQMLGMLENVFVVSPSHPLATADEPLDPRLICTHRAIVIGDTARFSTGQATNYLQEQERMVVYDFHNKLLALVSGLGCGFMPRHIVEPYLKTGTLVAKQTTSSRQKDLAYLGWNNASEGVASRWWREKILESELIKFMYQYEKS; encoded by the coding sequence ATGCGCGTAAATTTGGATGTTCTACTGATTCTTGATGCACTGGAAAAACATGGAAGTTTTGCTGCAGCAGCCGAGTCGCTTTTTAAAACACCCGCAGCACTGAGTTATATGGTGCAGAAATTTGAGAATGACCTAAGTATCAAACTATTAGATCGATCGGGCCATAGAGCAAAGTTCACCGATACGGGCAAAATAGTATTAGAAAAAGGCAGGATTTTACTGAGTGCCGCTCGTGAGTTAGAAAAGCAGGCCGTCCAGATCGAATCTGGCTGGGAAAAAGAGCTCACTATTGCGCTTGATGGCTCATTTCCTTTTCATCTACTACTGCCAATGATTGAGGAATTTTATCAGCTCAATTGCCTGACCCAGCTTAGATTTACCCACCATACTCTTTCCGGCTCATGGGAACAGCTGACTCAAAACGACGCTGATATTATTTTGGGCGCCATCAACGAACCCCCGACCTCCACGGAATTCTCATATCAAATGTTAGGCATGTTAGAGAACGTGTTTGTTGTATCGCCTTCTCATCCCTTGGCCACCGCGGATGAGCCGCTCGATCCACGCCTAATCTGCACCCACCGCGCAATCGTTATCGGTGATACCGCTCGATTCAGCACCGGGCAAGCCACTAACTATTTGCAAGAGCAGGAACGTATGGTGGTTTATGATTTCCATAATAAATTGCTAGCGCTCGTTTCAGGCTTAGGATGCGGATTTATGCCACGGCATATTGTCGAACCTTACTTGAAAACGGGAACGTTAGTCGCTAAACAAACCACTTCAAGCAGGCAGAAAGATCTGGCTTATTTAGGATGGAACAACGCTTCAGAAGGCGTAGCCTCTCGTTGGTGGCGTGAAAAAATACTCGAAAGCGAGCTGATTAAATTTATGTATCAATATGAAAAATCTTAG
- a CDS encoding ChaN family lipoprotein, protein MKKIGLLAAAFLLSACGISQHAQTIGAVPQDNIVDLHTGQKLTPQQLLAKLSVQPRVIVGEKHDNLQHHQIEQWLVEQLPRQRTQGSVLMEMITPNQQEKVNAVKDRFKQGKSLTGQQITEQTAWQKGWKWDLYSGVATAALQGPYPLLSANLDRSEIKKFYEHPLPVTGALSTQPSVRAAITKTIEESHGGQLEPKQAEAMLAIQQQRDRRMAESLLAAPTPALLIVGGYHANRALGVPLHIEDIAPMTELTVLMLAEKGVKVDKSNADFVWYTEKAKP, encoded by the coding sequence ATGAAAAAGATTGGACTACTGGCGGCGGCTTTCCTGCTAAGCGCTTGCGGAATTAGCCAGCACGCCCAGACGATCGGCGCGGTACCGCAAGACAATATCGTCGATCTACACACCGGACAAAAACTCACCCCGCAACAGCTGCTCGCCAAGCTGAGCGTTCAGCCTCGCGTCATCGTTGGCGAAAAGCACGACAATTTACAACATCACCAAATTGAGCAGTGGTTGGTTGAGCAACTTCCGCGTCAGCGCACGCAGGGCAGCGTATTAATGGAAATGATTACGCCGAACCAACAAGAAAAAGTGAACGCGGTGAAAGATCGGTTCAAACAAGGTAAATCGTTGACCGGTCAGCAGATTACAGAACAAACGGCATGGCAGAAAGGGTGGAAGTGGGATCTCTACTCTGGCGTTGCCACCGCTGCGCTACAAGGGCCATATCCGCTGCTGTCAGCGAATCTTGATCGCAGTGAAATCAAAAAATTCTACGAGCACCCACTTCCTGTTACCGGTGCGCTAAGCACTCAGCCTTCTGTGCGAGCAGCCATCACGAAAACGATCGAAGAGTCTCACGGTGGTCAATTGGAGCCTAAACAGGCCGAGGCCATGTTGGCTATTCAGCAGCAACGTGACCGCCGTATGGCAGAAAGCTTGCTTGCCGCGCCAACGCCAGCGCTGCTCATCGTGGGGGGCTATCATGCTAATCGAGCCCTAGGGGTTCCTCTGCACATCGAAGATATTGCGCCGATGACAGAGCTAACGGTGCTGATGCTGGCGGAGAAGGGCGTTAAGGTGGATAAGAGTAACGCAGATTTCGTGTGGTATACGGAGAAAGCTAAGCCATAG
- a CDS encoding SDR family NAD(P)-dependent oxidoreductase: MGSKIALITGASRGLGKSMALHLAAQGVDVIVTYRSQQNEANDVVKQIEQAGAKAAALPLDVSQASSFAHFRTALEQVLGQKWGRNDFDFLVNNAGIGINAPFAETSEEQFDQLMNIQLKGPFFLTQTLLPIMVDGGRIINISTGLSRFVLPGFAAYAAMKGAMEVLTRYQAKELGARGISVNILAPGAIETDFGGGVVRDNQQVNDFIASQTALGRVGLPEDIGKAVTMLLSDEAGWINGQRIEASGGMFL, translated from the coding sequence ATGGGTAGTAAAATTGCACTGATTACCGGCGCAAGCCGTGGCTTAGGTAAAAGCATGGCGCTGCATCTTGCAGCGCAAGGGGTCGATGTGATCGTAACCTACCGCAGCCAACAAAATGAAGCTAATGACGTAGTGAAGCAGATTGAACAGGCTGGTGCAAAAGCAGCCGCATTGCCTTTAGATGTCAGCCAAGCCAGTTCCTTTGCCCACTTTCGCACCGCGTTGGAACAGGTATTAGGACAAAAATGGGGGCGCAACGATTTCGATTTCTTGGTTAATAATGCAGGTATTGGCATCAATGCGCCCTTCGCTGAAACCAGCGAAGAACAGTTCGATCAACTCATGAATATACAGCTTAAAGGACCATTCTTTCTCACTCAGACTCTGCTGCCAATCATGGTAGACGGGGGGCGAATTATTAATATTTCCACTGGGTTAAGCCGATTTGTCCTGCCTGGTTTTGCAGCCTATGCAGCGATGAAAGGTGCAATGGAAGTGCTTACTCGCTATCAAGCGAAAGAGCTTGGGGCGCGTGGCATTAGCGTAAATATTCTCGCTCCGGGCGCTATCGAGACAGATTTTGGCGGTGGCGTGGTGCGTGATAACCAGCAAGTTAACGACTTTATCGCCTCACAAACTGCCTTGGGGCGAGTTGGCTTACCTGAAGATATTGGCAAAGCGGTAACCATGCTGTTGTCTGATGAGGCGGGCTGGATTAATGGCCAGCGCATTGAGGCTTCGGGGGGAATGTTCCTTTAG
- a CDS encoding amidohydrolase: MSQNASLILTNGQFHTLDRENPLADAVAIKEGKILAVGTTAYVMGFAGEGTQLVDLKGHTVIPGLNDSHLHLIRGGLNYNLELRWEGVPSLADALRMLKDQADRTPSPQWVRVVGGWTEFQFAERRMPTIEELNEAAPDTPVFVLHLYDRALLNRAALKAVGYTKDTPNPAGGEIVRDAKGNPTGMLIAKPNAMILYATLAKGPKLPLEMQVNSTRQFMRELNRLGVTSAIDAGGGFQNYPEDYEIIQQLHDEKQMTVRIAYNLFTQRPKQELEDFQKWTDMLTPGQGTDFYRANGAGEMLVFSAADFEDFLQPRPDLPEGMEDELERVVRHLVENRWPFRLHATYNESISRMLNVFEKVNREIPFNGLHWIFDHAETITEQNIERVKALGGGIAVQHRMAFQGEYYVERYGKDAVKQTPPIQKMLEMGVPVGMGTDATRVASYNPWTALYWLVSGRTVGGMAMYDDNNRLPRDVALDLWTAGSAWFSNEQGKKGHIKAGQLADMVVLSQDFFSVAEEAIKGIESVMTIVDGKVVYAAGAFTPLAPPSIPVVPDWSPVVKVPGHYRSAPPVENKAGVLAQMHQCCGSCGVHGHSHDKARKSAIPVSDEQAFWGVLGCSCFSF, encoded by the coding sequence ATGTCTCAAAATGCTTCACTGATACTCACTAACGGTCAGTTTCATACCCTCGATCGAGAAAATCCGCTGGCTGACGCGGTGGCGATCAAAGAGGGTAAAATTCTGGCCGTTGGCACAACCGCCTATGTGATGGGCTTTGCCGGTGAAGGTACACAGCTGGTTGATTTAAAAGGCCATACGGTGATCCCCGGCCTGAATGATTCCCACCTGCACCTGATTCGTGGCGGCCTTAACTACAATCTGGAACTGCGTTGGGAAGGCGTGCCGTCTTTAGCCGATGCATTGCGTATGCTGAAAGATCAGGCGGATAGAACGCCATCGCCACAGTGGGTTCGCGTCGTTGGCGGTTGGACTGAGTTTCAGTTCGCCGAACGCCGGATGCCAACGATTGAAGAATTGAACGAAGCTGCGCCGGATACGCCGGTATTTGTGCTGCATCTTTACGATCGCGCATTGTTAAATCGTGCAGCATTGAAAGCGGTAGGTTACACCAAAGACACGCCAAATCCGGCCGGTGGTGAAATCGTTCGCGATGCTAAAGGCAACCCTACGGGGATGCTGATCGCCAAACCCAATGCCATGATCCTGTATGCAACGCTGGCTAAGGGGCCAAAGCTTCCGCTAGAAATGCAGGTGAACTCGACCCGTCAGTTTATGCGTGAGCTAAACCGTCTGGGTGTAACCAGCGCCATTGATGCAGGCGGTGGTTTCCAAAACTATCCTGAAGATTACGAAATTATTCAGCAGCTGCACGATGAAAAGCAGATGACGGTGCGTATCGCCTATAACCTTTTCACGCAGCGCCCTAAGCAAGAGCTGGAAGATTTCCAGAAATGGACCGACATGCTAACGCCGGGGCAGGGCACCGATTTCTATCGTGCCAACGGTGCCGGTGAAATGTTGGTGTTTTCTGCTGCTGACTTCGAAGATTTTCTCCAGCCGCGCCCTGATTTACCTGAAGGTATGGAAGACGAATTGGAGCGAGTGGTGCGCCATTTGGTGGAAAACCGCTGGCCGTTCCGCCTACACGCCACCTATAACGAATCGATTTCGCGCATGCTTAACGTATTCGAGAAAGTGAATCGTGAAATTCCCTTCAATGGTTTGCATTGGATCTTCGACCACGCTGAAACCATCACCGAGCAAAATATTGAGCGTGTTAAAGCGTTGGGCGGTGGGATTGCGGTTCAACATCGTATGGCGTTCCAAGGCGAATACTATGTTGAGCGTTATGGCAAAGACGCGGTGAAACAGACTCCACCGATCCAAAAAATGTTGGAGATGGGGGTGCCGGTAGGTATGGGAACCGACGCCACGCGCGTTGCCAGCTATAACCCATGGACTGCGCTGTATTGGTTAGTTTCTGGCCGCACGGTTGGCGGTATGGCGATGTACGACGATAACAATCGTCTACCACGCGACGTGGCTTTGGATCTATGGACTGCGGGTAGCGCATGGTTCTCTAACGAACAGGGCAAAAAAGGCCATATCAAAGCAGGACAGTTGGCGGATATGGTTGTGCTGTCACAAGATTTCTTCAGCGTAGCGGAAGAGGCCATTAAAGGTATCGAATCTGTGATGACGATTGTGGATGGCAAAGTGGTGTATGCCGCGGGTGCGTTTACACCGTTGGCACCGCCATCCATTCCAGTAGTACCGGACTGGTCACCGGTGGTTAAGGTTCCGGGTCATTACCGTTCTGCTCCACCTGTTGAGAATAAAGCCGGCGTTTTGGCTCAAATGCATCAGTGCTGCGGTTCTTGCGGTGTGCATGGGCATTCACATGATAAAGCACGTAAATCTGCAATTCCTGTGTCGGATGAGCAGGCATTTTGGGGCGTTTTAGGTTGCTCTTGTTTCTCATTCTGA